TAATCACCAAGTGATGTCTTTTTAATAATATCATTAATAGTATTATGTCCGTTGATCAAACTGTACACTGTAAACGCATCATTATTTAGCAATAGTTTTGAGCCCTTCTTTACCACAAGATCAAATTGCTTTGGATCATTTGAGAGTATAACAGAATCTATGGCGTCCTCTTTTTTCTTATAAATGATATTTAAGTTTTCTATTTTCTTTTTAAAAAGTCTCAATTCATCAATATTTTTAAGTGCATCAAGGATGATTGCATCTAAACTTATAGGATCTATCTCATCAGAATTATAATCTATACTAGCATTTATAAATTCGTAGTTACCAGCTTCAAGGCTTAAGATTTTTTCAAGCTTATTGATGAGAAAATTTTTAAAGATTTCTTTTAATTTATTCTTGTCTAAAATCCCTTCTTCAATAAGTAATTTTCCAAATCTTAACGGAAATTTTTTTTGTTTTTCCAGTAGTTCTTTTAGTTTATCAGAAGTTATAATTTTTTTCGTAACTAAATAATTGCCAATTTTTAATGTATCATCTTCAGACTCTATTTTCACATCGACTAGTTTCCCATCGTAAAAATAAATTTCACCAAAAAAATCTTCATTACTAGAAACCTTCAATATTCCAGATTTTTGATTTTGTGATATTATTTGTAAAACATCTAAAAGACTGAATTCTTTTATGTCACCTTTTAAGCTCATTCTAATTCCTCAAAATATTGATTAAATATAAAAGTAAGAAAACTATTATAAAAAATAAGTAAGCAGGGTAGAATACAAATTGATAGCATATGGACATATCAGAAGCAACTAATTCATATTTAAAAGTAATATAAAACAAAGTTGTCAATAAATTTCAAAAATAAGAAAAAGCTGAATTTTTGCTCTAGAATTTTTGTAATTATTTTTTTATCCTGAGGGTAAAAACTGATTATTACGTTTATAACATCTGGTGAAATACTATTTTTATTTTTCAGCGCTAAATCTACTAAAGTATATGCCAATAGTTTATCATAAATACCTTTTTCTTTAATAAAAAGAGATTTTAGGTTGGTCAAATTTTCTTTTGAAAAGTCTGTATTAAGTTTTACAATAGCTTTAGTTAAGTCATTGCTATATTTAATATCTTTAGCAAATGTTGTATATTGAAATGTTAAAAATAAGACTAATATTGAGAAAATCAACTTTTTCATAAAATGATTTTATTTAAAAAAAACAGAAATTTCAACAAAATGTTACAAAAACTTAAATTTCAATAATGAAATAGATTGAATTTTTTATCTAGTTGTTATAGAAATCTGCTCACATTTCTGTTATAAGATTAAGAAATTGTTAAAATGGAGGATACGTTGGAAAATACAATTAGATCTATACTTGAAAGTTCATTAGAAAAAATTGGAGTAAAAGACTTCGATGACTTTATTGTTGAAGTACCTAAAAGATCTGAGAATGGAGACTTTGCAACAAATGTAGCATTAAAATTGGCTAAAGTTTTAAAGAAAAATCCTAGAGAAATTGCTGAGAAGATTATTAGTTTTATAGAAGATAACGATGTGATTGAAAAAGTCGAAATTGCAGGTCCTGGTTTTATCAATTTTTTTATTAATAAAAAGTTTTATGAAAACATAATTAAAAATATTTTGGAAAATAACGAGTATTTCTTTCTTGATTATGGCAATAACAAAAGGGTTCTTTTAGAGTTTGTAAGTGCTAACCCTACAGGTCCTCTACATATAGGACATGGAAGAGGGGCTGCCTATGGTGATACTTTAGGAAGACTATTGAAAGTAGCTGGCTTTGAGGTAGATACAGAGTATTATATAAATGATGCTGGCAATCAAATGAGAATGCTTGGAGATAGTATATATGAAAGATATAAGCAGTTGGTGAGAGGTAAACTAGAGGATTTGAAAGAGGGGTATAGAGGCGAATATATTATTGATATTGCTAGAAAGGTATTGGATGAATATGGCGATTCATTGATGAATGATCCTGAAAAGGGATTTGAAATATGCTTTAAAATTGGTTTACAGGAAATAATGGACTCTATTGAAAATGATTTAACAGAATTTAGGGTAACTTTTGATAGATGGTTTAGTGAAAAATCATTATTCACCAATGGTAAGGTAGATAAAGCATTAGAAATATTACGTGAAAAAGGTTACCTCTATGAAAAGGATGGAGCACTTTGGTTTAAATCTACAGAATTTGGCGATGAAAAGGATAGGGTAGTAAAAAAAGCAGATGGTTCATACACATATTTTGCCTCAGATATTGCTTATCATTTGGATAAGCTAAATAGAGGCTATGAAATATTAATTGATGTGTGGGGTGCTGATCATCATGGCTATATTAATAGAATAAAAGGGGCATTGAAAGCTTTTGGTGAAAGTGATGAAAAATTAACAATAGTTTTGATTCAGATGGTTAACCTCATCAAGGAAGGGAAAAGAATATCGATGTCTACCAGAGCTGGAGAGTTTATCACATTGAAATGGTTGTTAGATGAAGTAGGTGCTGATGCTGCAAGGTATTTTTATCTAATGAGAGATCACAATGCTCAGTTTGATTTTGATATAGATTTGGCAAAATCAAAATCTTCTGACAACCCAGTATATTATGTGCAATATGCGCATGCTCGAGTAAATAGCCTTTTTGAAAATGCGAAATCAAAAAACATTGACTTTAAAGAAGGTGAAAATCTTGAACTGCTTACAGAACCTCAAGAAAAAGAATTAATTAAAAAGATGTATGAGTTTAAAAAGATAATCAAAGCGGCTGCGGCTCATTTAGAACCGCACAGAATAACATACTATCTTCAAGATTTAGCCGCACTTTTTCATAACTACTACTATAATACAAAAATTATTACCGATGATCATAAAGTTACAAATGCAAGATTAAATCTGTCTAAAGCTGTTGCCATAACAATAAGATTTGGATTAAGTATCCTTGGAGTGAATGCTCCGGAGAAAATGTGATGAAAGATTTTGAAAAAATAAAAGAAAAGAAAAAAAATGATGATTTTAAGGGTGTTCTTTTTATTGGTTTAATATTTGTAATCGCAGTAGGAATAATAGTTTTTATTATAATTCAGCTAACTAACCAGTATATAGAATTA
The Deferribacter autotrophicus genome window above contains:
- a CDS encoding DUF4388 domain-containing protein — protein: MSLKGDIKEFSLLDVLQIISQNQKSGILKVSSNEDFFGEIYFYDGKLVDVKIESEDDTLKIGNYLVTKKIITSDKLKELLEKQKKFPLRFGKLLIEEGILDKNKLKEIFKNFLINKLEKILSLEAGNYEFINASIDYNSDEIDPISLDAIILDALKNIDELRLFKKKIENLNIIYKKKEDAIDSVILSNDPKQFDLVVKKGSKLLLNNDAFTVYSLINGHNTINDIIKKTSLGDYLVLKVIFQLINYGLIESSVEVKSVKDKTFLLTIKKLGLIILFVVIIYIFFLNLTNIKVIKNTIIFNQKIAKEMEKRNNGYKAFIDKITTLEQDTPIIYHNPKEIMIKKK
- the argS gene encoding arginine--tRNA ligase produces the protein MENTIRSILESSLEKIGVKDFDDFIVEVPKRSENGDFATNVALKLAKVLKKNPREIAEKIISFIEDNDVIEKVEIAGPGFINFFINKKFYENIIKNILENNEYFFLDYGNNKRVLLEFVSANPTGPLHIGHGRGAAYGDTLGRLLKVAGFEVDTEYYINDAGNQMRMLGDSIYERYKQLVRGKLEDLKEGYRGEYIIDIARKVLDEYGDSLMNDPEKGFEICFKIGLQEIMDSIENDLTEFRVTFDRWFSEKSLFTNGKVDKALEILREKGYLYEKDGALWFKSTEFGDEKDRVVKKADGSYTYFASDIAYHLDKLNRGYEILIDVWGADHHGYINRIKGALKAFGESDEKLTIVLIQMVNLIKEGKRISMSTRAGEFITLKWLLDEVGADAARYFYLMRDHNAQFDFDIDLAKSKSSDNPVYYVQYAHARVNSLFENAKSKNIDFKEGENLELLTEPQEKELIKKMYEFKKIIKAAAAHLEPHRITYYLQDLAALFHNYYYNTKIITDDHKVTNARLNLSKAVAITIRFGLSILGVNAPEKM